From the Gadus chalcogrammus isolate NIFS_2021 chromosome 15, NIFS_Gcha_1.0, whole genome shotgun sequence genome, one window contains:
- the LOC130404613 gene encoding pleckstrin homology domain-containing family A member 1-like isoform X4, with amino-acid sequence MPYVDRQNRICGFLDIEETESSGKFLRRYFILDTKPGSLVWFMDNPQNLPIGADCVGSLKLTYISKVSDATKLRPKAEFCFVINAGMRKFFLQANDQQDLVDWVNALNKATKITVPKPSDGQQNAENQKVLQDVVGSKKQVSYRTEIIGGVPIVTQTQHEGGDSAEGAERDAMRRSHSQLPYFLGRPTQEQTVIKSGYCVKQGAVMRNWKRRYFLLEENSMSYFKSDLEKEPLRTILLKEVHKVQECKQSDILMRDNLFEVVTQSRTFYIQADSPEEMHSWIKAVSGAIVAQRGPGRSAATPSAAVHLS; translated from the exons ATGCCTTACGTGGATCGGCAGAACCGCATCTGCGGCTTCCTTGACATCGAGGAGACGGAGAGCAGCGGCAAGTTCCTGCGACGCTACTTCATCCTGGACACGAAGCCGGGCAGCCTGGTGTGGTTCATGGACAACCCGCAG AACTTACCTATTGGTGCGGACTGTGTTGGCTCTCTCAAGCTCACCTACATCTCCAAA gtCAGCGATGCTACCAAGCTCAGGCCCAAGGCAGAGTTCTGTTTCG TAATCAATGCCGGGATGAGAAAGTTCTTCCTGCAGGCCAACGATCAGCAGGACCTGGTGGACTGGGTCAACGCCCTCAATAAAGCCACCAAGATCACT GTGCCCAAGCCGAGTGACGGGCAGCAGAACGCAGAGAACCAGAAGGTGCTGCAGGATGTGGTTGGCTCCAAGAAGCAGGTCTCCTACCGCACGGAGATCATCGGAGGAGTGCCCAtcgtcacacagacacag CATGAAGGGGGCGACAGCGCGGAGGGGGCGGAGCGCGACGCCATGCGGCGCTCCCACAGCCAGCTGCCATACTTCCTGGGCAGGCCCACGCAGGAGCAGACGGTCATCAAGTCGGGATACTGCGTCAAGCAGGGAGCCGTG ATGCGGAACTGGAAGCGGCGGTATTTCCTCCTAGAAGAGAACTCAATGAGTTACTTCAAATCAGATCTG GAGAAGGAGCCGCTGAGGACCATCCTGCTGAAGGAGGTGCACAAAGTGCAGGAGTGCAAACAGAG TGATATTCTGATGAGGGATAACCTGTTTGAAGTCGTCACCCAGTCCAGGACCTTTTATATACAG GCCGACAGCCCTGAGGAGATGCACAGCTGGATCAAGGCCGTCTCAGGGGCCATCGTGGCCCAGAGGGGCCCCGGGAGATCAGCAGccaca
- the LOC130404613 gene encoding pleckstrin homology domain-containing family A member 1-like isoform X5, with amino-acid sequence MPYVDRQNRICGFLDIEETESSGKFLRRYFILDTKPGSLVWFMDNPQNLPIGADCVGSLKLTYISKVSDATKLRPKAEFCFVINAGMRKFFLQANDQQDLVDWVNALNKATKITVPKPSDGQQNAENQKVLQDVVGSKKQVSYRTEIIGGVPIVTQTQHEGGDSAEGAERDAMRRSHSQLPYFLGRPTQEQTVIKSGYCVKQGAVMRNWKRRYFLLEENSMSYFKSDLEKEPLRTILLKEVHKVQECKQSDILMRDNLFEVVTQSRTFYIQADSPEEMHSWIKAVSGAIVAQRGPGRSAATRVK; translated from the exons ATGCCTTACGTGGATCGGCAGAACCGCATCTGCGGCTTCCTTGACATCGAGGAGACGGAGAGCAGCGGCAAGTTCCTGCGACGCTACTTCATCCTGGACACGAAGCCGGGCAGCCTGGTGTGGTTCATGGACAACCCGCAG AACTTACCTATTGGTGCGGACTGTGTTGGCTCTCTCAAGCTCACCTACATCTCCAAA gtCAGCGATGCTACCAAGCTCAGGCCCAAGGCAGAGTTCTGTTTCG TAATCAATGCCGGGATGAGAAAGTTCTTCCTGCAGGCCAACGATCAGCAGGACCTGGTGGACTGGGTCAACGCCCTCAATAAAGCCACCAAGATCACT GTGCCCAAGCCGAGTGACGGGCAGCAGAACGCAGAGAACCAGAAGGTGCTGCAGGATGTGGTTGGCTCCAAGAAGCAGGTCTCCTACCGCACGGAGATCATCGGAGGAGTGCCCAtcgtcacacagacacag CATGAAGGGGGCGACAGCGCGGAGGGGGCGGAGCGCGACGCCATGCGGCGCTCCCACAGCCAGCTGCCATACTTCCTGGGCAGGCCCACGCAGGAGCAGACGGTCATCAAGTCGGGATACTGCGTCAAGCAGGGAGCCGTG ATGCGGAACTGGAAGCGGCGGTATTTCCTCCTAGAAGAGAACTCAATGAGTTACTTCAAATCAGATCTG GAGAAGGAGCCGCTGAGGACCATCCTGCTGAAGGAGGTGCACAAAGTGCAGGAGTGCAAACAGAG TGATATTCTGATGAGGGATAACCTGTTTGAAGTCGTCACCCAGTCCAGGACCTTTTATATACAG GCCGACAGCCCTGAGGAGATGCACAGCTGGATCAAGGCCGTCTCAGGGGCCATCGTGGCCCAGAGGGGCCCCGGGAGATCAGCAGccaca